From a region of the Corallococcus macrosporus genome:
- a CDS encoding ribonuclease T2 family protein, whose amino-acid sequence MRLPSCLALWACLVIAQGCRTHTEPPPAPPATPPTATARPLHLAKPDAIEFEFGRPQATACNCFSADPASKEVKEGGACATPRFGAYLLALTWAPTFCRTHPDKEECEHLEDAFGATHLTIHGLWPQFTDAEAQAQHCTYPAFCGGLCECQGTNAPSRCFPDPATIPPAMSTYGPGFITDNFFLANHEWPKHGSCTGMDARTYFQSNIDALLSLPGDQGTPAAITNNVGGGVAVEELRASFGQADSVALSCDPGCNLTEVGVCFSVDEQRRPAGRMTCPKNVTSGATNSCVGNGSQPRCPTVKIQAAKPFDGGGGGGGPSSTCGQPGQGPACTNDQLCQNQGWVRCARSGCCTTVPKR is encoded by the coding sequence ATGCGCCTTCCGTCGTGCCTTGCCCTGTGGGCATGTCTGGTCATCGCGCAGGGATGCCGCACGCACACCGAGCCGCCTCCCGCGCCGCCGGCGACGCCGCCCACGGCCACCGCCCGGCCGCTCCACCTGGCGAAGCCAGACGCCATCGAGTTCGAGTTCGGACGGCCCCAGGCCACCGCCTGCAACTGCTTCAGCGCGGACCCGGCCTCCAAGGAGGTGAAGGAGGGAGGCGCGTGCGCCACGCCCCGCTTCGGCGCGTACCTGCTCGCGCTGACGTGGGCGCCCACCTTCTGCCGGACCCACCCGGACAAGGAGGAGTGCGAGCACCTGGAAGACGCCTTCGGCGCGACGCACCTCACCATCCATGGGCTGTGGCCCCAGTTCACCGACGCGGAGGCGCAGGCGCAGCACTGCACCTATCCGGCGTTCTGCGGAGGGCTCTGTGAATGCCAGGGCACCAACGCCCCTTCGCGCTGCTTCCCGGACCCCGCCACGATTCCGCCCGCCATGAGCACCTACGGCCCGGGCTTCATCACGGACAACTTCTTCCTCGCGAACCACGAGTGGCCCAAGCACGGCAGCTGCACGGGGATGGATGCCCGGACGTACTTCCAGAGCAACATCGACGCGCTGCTGTCATTGCCGGGCGACCAGGGGACGCCGGCGGCAATCACGAACAACGTCGGTGGCGGCGTGGCGGTGGAGGAGCTGCGCGCGTCGTTCGGTCAGGCGGACAGCGTCGCCCTGAGCTGCGACCCGGGCTGCAACCTCACCGAGGTGGGCGTCTGCTTTTCAGTCGACGAACAACGGCGCCCCGCGGGGCGCATGACGTGCCCGAAGAACGTGACCAGCGGCGCCACCAACAGCTGCGTGGGCAATGGCTCACAACCCCGCTGCCCCACCGTGAAGATCCAGGCCGCGAAGCCCTTCGACGGCGGCGGGGGCGGAGGCGGACCGTCCTCCACCTGCGGACAGCCGGGCCAGGGCCCCGCGTGCACGAATGATCAGCTCTGCCAGAACCAGGGCTGGGTGCGCTGCGCGCGCTCCGGGTGCTGCACCACCGTGCCCAAGCGCTGA
- a CDS encoding cupin domain-containing protein, whose amino-acid sequence MARAIIKKANEADERRPFLAHGEATVLNLGALTIGRGYFEPGWQWSKDVKPIAGTESCEVVHTLSVLSGRLHIQMRDGQELDLEPGDVAFVPAGHDAWVVGDEPCRVVDFTGAEEYAQARTGKQEPEQPSLQ is encoded by the coding sequence ATGGCACGCGCCATCATCAAGAAGGCCAACGAGGCGGACGAGCGCCGGCCCTTCCTCGCGCACGGAGAGGCCACCGTCCTGAACCTCGGAGCGCTCACGATTGGCCGGGGATATTTCGAGCCCGGCTGGCAATGGTCGAAGGACGTGAAGCCCATCGCGGGCACGGAGAGCTGCGAGGTGGTCCACACCCTCAGCGTCCTGTCCGGCCGGCTGCACATCCAGATGCGCGACGGCCAGGAGCTGGACTTGGAGCCGGGTGACGTCGCCTTCGTCCCGGCGGGCCATGACGCCTGGGTCGTGGGGGATGAGCCCTGCCGCGTCGTCGACTTCACTGGCGCGGAGGAATACGCCCAGGCCCGGACCGGCAAGCAGGAGCCGGAGCAGCCGTCGCTCCAGTAG
- a CDS encoding hydroxysqualene dehydroxylase, whose amino-acid sequence MPSVIVVGGGVAGLTAAHELVERGFEVHVHDTRTSWGGKARSQPVPGTGTEGRRDLPGEHGFRFYPRFYRHVIDQMQRTPAVPGQATPTVEQRLKATTESAIAMVDEDTWYRFSRRKLDKPYDVVEALELFFQKLDIDTADASLHGLKILQFLSSSDARRFGQYERLSWWDYCQGDLYSPKLQRLLRAVPRTMVAMDPRRGSARTLGTISMQLILDFAQSGVNNDRTMGGPTSQMWLDPWVAHLRSLGVQFHAGVPCSGFDVEGGRISRVRFANGESRAADHYVLAVPLEAAHALITPELAALDPALARLRAADVEQLVSWMVGMQFFLYEDVPLVRGHTFYPDSPWALTSISQPQFWRELGLFRRQFGDGQVGGLLSVDISDWNTPGTFVPKRAKDCTPEELKTEVWGQLKAALNGRDAEEQVLTDELLHSFHLDADLDYGRGLPPRNTSGLLVHPPGSWDTRPEAACAIPNLCLAGDFVRTHTDLASMEGACEAGRRAVNAILDRTGSRARHADVWPLEEPAWLEPWKRLDAELYERERPHVFELLGLRTALQASDVLRRFATVTGLTRVDDWMDQFRVSGMVDTLLARLGIR is encoded by the coding sequence ATGCCCAGCGTCATCGTGGTGGGAGGAGGCGTCGCGGGCCTGACGGCCGCGCACGAGCTGGTGGAGCGCGGCTTCGAGGTCCACGTGCACGACACGCGGACGAGCTGGGGCGGCAAGGCCCGCTCGCAGCCGGTGCCCGGGACGGGGACGGAGGGGCGGCGCGACCTGCCGGGCGAGCACGGCTTCCGCTTCTACCCGCGCTTCTACCGCCACGTCATCGACCAGATGCAGCGCACGCCCGCGGTGCCCGGCCAGGCCACGCCCACCGTGGAGCAGCGCCTCAAGGCCACCACGGAGAGCGCCATCGCGATGGTGGACGAGGACACGTGGTACCGGTTCTCGCGCCGCAAGCTCGACAAGCCCTACGACGTCGTGGAGGCGCTGGAGCTGTTCTTCCAGAAGCTGGACATCGACACGGCCGACGCCAGCCTGCACGGCCTCAAGATCCTGCAATTCCTTTCATCCAGTGATGCTCGCCGGTTTGGCCAGTATGAGCGGCTCTCCTGGTGGGACTACTGCCAGGGGGATTTGTACTCGCCCAAGCTCCAGCGGCTGCTGCGGGCCGTCCCCCGCACGATGGTGGCCATGGATCCACGGCGGGGCTCCGCGCGGACCCTTGGCACCATCTCCATGCAGCTCATCCTCGACTTCGCGCAGAGCGGGGTGAACAACGACCGGACGATGGGCGGGCCCACCAGCCAGATGTGGCTCGACCCCTGGGTTGCCCACCTGCGCTCGCTGGGCGTGCAATTCCACGCGGGCGTGCCCTGCTCCGGGTTCGACGTCGAGGGCGGGCGCATTTCCCGGGTGCGCTTCGCCAACGGCGAGTCACGCGCCGCGGACCACTACGTGCTCGCGGTGCCGCTGGAGGCGGCGCATGCGCTCATCACGCCGGAGCTGGCCGCGTTGGACCCGGCGCTGGCGCGGCTGCGCGCGGCGGACGTGGAGCAACTGGTGTCGTGGATGGTGGGGATGCAGTTCTTCCTCTACGAGGACGTGCCGCTGGTCCGGGGCCACACCTTCTATCCAGACTCGCCGTGGGCGCTGACGTCCATCTCGCAGCCGCAGTTCTGGCGCGAGCTGGGGCTGTTCCGCCGCCAGTTCGGGGACGGGCAGGTGGGCGGGCTGCTGTCCGTGGACATCTCGGATTGGAATACGCCCGGCACGTTCGTGCCGAAGCGCGCGAAGGACTGCACGCCGGAGGAGCTGAAGACAGAGGTCTGGGGACAGCTCAAGGCGGCGCTCAACGGCCGGGACGCGGAGGAGCAGGTGCTGACCGACGAGCTGCTGCACTCCTTCCACCTGGACGCGGACCTGGACTACGGCCGCGGGCTGCCGCCGCGCAACACCTCCGGCCTGCTGGTCCACCCACCGGGCTCCTGGGACACGCGTCCGGAGGCCGCGTGCGCCATTCCTAATCTCTGTCTCGCGGGGGACTTCGTCCGCACGCACACGGACCTGGCCTCCATGGAGGGGGCGTGCGAGGCGGGCCGCCGCGCGGTCAATGCCATCCTCGACCGGACGGGCTCGCGGGCCCGCCACGCGGACGTGTGGCCGCTGGAGGAGCCGGCGTGGCTGGAGCCGTGGAAGCGCCTGGACGCGGAGCTGTATGAGCGCGAACGCCCGCACGTCTTCGAGCTGCTCGGCCTGCGCACCGCGCTCCAGGCCTCGGACGTGCTGCGCCGGTTCGCGACCGTCACGGGGCTGACCCGGGTGGATGACTGGATGGATCAATTCCGCGTCAGCGGCATGGTGGACACGCTGCTGGCGCGGCTGGGCATCCGCTGA
- a CDS encoding chemotaxis protein CheA has protein sequence MTSDTAAEWQKVLAVFADEAEGLVASMEENLIALEVSPAEGLLQDILRGAHTLKGAAASLGFQAVTDYTHGVEDLLQALIDGRLEPDETRVSLLLAAVDHLRDLSRASLAGVDSLGAVHQAHLVRLREGIVAGAPMEAPPIPTGLPRLPEGRTTARSRARMDLERLDRIVTLTAELSVARGRMAQFLARAEESGASWEDALNQQREMDPLFEALQEEVMKVRMVPVGPLFRQHLRTVRDLARSQQKLAQLELEGEDATLDTAVLDALRDPLLHLLRNALDHGIETPDERRAAGKDPRGRLRLKAYHDAGSVVVELSDDGRGIQRERVRERARQKGLVAAPERLRDDELLRLIFEPGFSTATEVTELSGRGVGMDVVRRDIEALRGSVAIHSQEGQGTTLTLRLPLTLAVIQGFAMGVGDQVYVVPIEGVQECMEVPAEERTAESSGVLSLRGQPLPYLRLRQVFSLGGGTPARENVVVLKHPDGVIGLAVDELQGEGQRVIRPLGRLFQGIPGISGSTILGDGRVGLLLDTPALVRRAILHASASAVSPPAPLETPSPTNAPRPS, from the coding sequence GTGACGTCGGATACCGCCGCGGAATGGCAGAAGGTGCTGGCCGTCTTCGCGGATGAAGCGGAGGGCCTGGTCGCCTCCATGGAAGAGAACCTCATCGCGCTCGAGGTCTCTCCGGCGGAAGGACTGCTCCAGGACATCCTGCGCGGGGCCCACACGCTCAAGGGCGCGGCGGCGTCGCTCGGCTTCCAGGCCGTGACGGACTACACGCACGGCGTCGAGGACCTGCTCCAGGCCTTGATTGACGGGCGCCTCGAGCCCGACGAGACGCGGGTGTCGCTGCTGCTCGCCGCGGTGGACCACCTGCGCGACCTGTCCCGCGCGTCGCTCGCGGGCGTGGACTCGCTGGGCGCGGTGCACCAGGCCCACCTGGTCCGGCTGCGCGAGGGCATCGTCGCGGGCGCTCCCATGGAGGCGCCGCCCATCCCCACCGGCCTGCCGCGCCTGCCGGAGGGGCGGACCACGGCGCGAAGCCGTGCGCGCATGGATTTGGAGCGCCTGGACCGCATCGTCACGCTCACCGCGGAGCTGTCCGTGGCGCGCGGACGCATGGCGCAGTTCCTGGCCCGCGCGGAGGAGTCCGGGGCCAGTTGGGAGGACGCGCTCAACCAGCAGCGGGAGATGGATCCGCTCTTCGAGGCGCTCCAGGAAGAGGTGATGAAGGTGCGGATGGTCCCGGTGGGGCCGCTGTTCCGCCAGCACCTGCGCACCGTGCGCGACCTGGCCCGCTCCCAGCAGAAGCTGGCCCAACTGGAGCTGGAGGGCGAGGACGCCACGCTGGACACCGCGGTGCTGGACGCGCTGCGCGACCCGCTGCTCCACCTGCTGCGCAACGCGCTGGACCACGGCATCGAGACGCCGGACGAGCGCCGCGCCGCGGGCAAGGACCCCCGGGGCCGCCTGCGGCTCAAGGCCTACCATGACGCCGGCAGCGTGGTGGTGGAGCTGTCCGACGACGGCCGGGGCATCCAGCGCGAACGCGTGCGCGAGCGCGCGCGGCAGAAGGGCCTGGTGGCGGCGCCCGAGCGGCTTCGCGACGACGAACTGCTGCGCCTCATCTTCGAGCCCGGCTTCTCCACCGCCACCGAGGTGACGGAGCTGTCCGGCCGCGGCGTGGGCATGGACGTGGTGCGCCGGGACATCGAGGCCCTGCGCGGGTCCGTCGCCATCCACAGCCAGGAGGGGCAGGGCACCACGCTGACCTTGCGGCTGCCGCTCACGCTCGCCGTCATCCAGGGCTTCGCCATGGGCGTGGGGGACCAGGTGTACGTCGTCCCCATCGAGGGCGTGCAGGAGTGCATGGAGGTCCCCGCCGAGGAGCGCACCGCGGAGTCCTCCGGAGTGCTGTCGTTGCGTGGCCAGCCGCTGCCGTACCTGCGGCTTCGCCAGGTCTTCTCCCTGGGTGGCGGCACGCCGGCCCGGGAGAACGTGGTCGTCCTCAAGCACCCGGACGGCGTCATCGGGCTGGCGGTGGATGAGCTCCAGGGCGAGGGCCAGCGCGTCATCCGCCCCCTGGGGCGCCTCTTCCAGGGCATCCCCGGCATCTCCGGCTCCACCATCCTGGGAGACGGCCGCGTGGGGCTGTTGCTGGACACGCCCGCGCTGGTGCGCAGGGCCATCCTCCACGCCTCCGCCTCCGCGGTCAGTCCTCCCGCGCCCCTGGAAACCCCTTCCCCCACGAACGCCCCCCGGCCGTCGTAG
- a CDS encoding methyl-accepting chemotaxis protein, with the protein MFNNLSITAKLTLAFSAMVAIIIALVVVVYTTIIKVSVTALGDTESQKVLIAVRTLEGDMADLETGQRGFLITGDDKFLEPYSMARVSVTQSLDNIRQLTQSDHRQQERQQEIRDLLQQWISQHLEPLIAQRREVTAGRGELAQLIAVEQSARGKQTADRIRMQLTKLADDETALLAERSARTAGMVEDLYDTIIMGGILGVVLAALLSYFLTRSIVQPLAEAVQVTAQVTAGDLTANIVTRGTDETGRMMGSMRDMIQRLSGVISEVRGAAGSLSSASLQVASAAQGLSQGTSSQAASVEETTASLEQLNVSIRQNSENSREMEQTALKGARDAEESGRAVKETVEAMNAIAERISIVEEIAYQTNLLALNAAVEAARAGEHGRGFSVVATEVRKLAERSQKAAKEIGGLATSSVKVAERSGQLLTELVPAIRRTSELVQQVTNASREQSVGVSQMNRAMTQVDQVTQRNASAAEELSSTAEEMATQAESLLQMMTFFRLTEGFSFNHHAAPRAPAPRLPASPARGLQAAAQGALGSASTPTALSRLQNGAEAPAPHDFQRF; encoded by the coding sequence ATGTTCAACAATCTGAGCATCACGGCGAAGCTCACGCTCGCCTTCAGCGCGATGGTCGCCATCATCATCGCGCTGGTCGTGGTCGTGTACACGACCATCATCAAGGTCTCCGTCACCGCCCTGGGCGACACCGAAAGCCAGAAGGTGCTCATCGCCGTGCGCACGCTGGAGGGGGACATGGCCGACCTGGAGACGGGCCAGCGCGGCTTCCTCATCACCGGCGACGACAAGTTCCTGGAGCCCTACAGCATGGCCCGGGTGAGCGTGACCCAGAGCCTGGACAACATCCGCCAGCTCACCCAGAGCGACCACCGCCAGCAGGAGCGCCAGCAGGAGATCCGCGACCTGTTGCAGCAGTGGATCTCCCAGCACCTGGAGCCGCTCATCGCCCAGCGCCGCGAGGTCACCGCGGGCCGTGGTGAGCTGGCGCAGCTCATCGCGGTGGAGCAGTCCGCGCGCGGCAAGCAGACCGCGGACCGCATCCGCATGCAGCTCACCAAGCTGGCGGACGACGAGACGGCCCTGCTGGCCGAGCGCTCCGCCCGCACCGCGGGCATGGTGGAGGACCTGTACGACACCATCATCATGGGCGGCATCCTGGGCGTGGTGCTCGCGGCCCTGCTGTCCTACTTCCTCACCCGCAGCATCGTGCAGCCGCTGGCGGAGGCCGTGCAGGTGACGGCGCAGGTGACGGCGGGCGACCTCACGGCGAACATCGTCACGCGGGGCACCGACGAGACGGGCCGGATGATGGGCAGCATGCGGGACATGATCCAGCGGCTGTCGGGCGTCATCAGCGAGGTGCGCGGCGCCGCGGGCTCGCTGTCGTCCGCGTCCCTCCAGGTGGCGTCCGCCGCGCAGGGGCTGTCGCAGGGCACCAGCTCCCAGGCGGCCTCCGTGGAGGAGACCACCGCCAGCCTGGAGCAGCTCAACGTGAGCATCCGCCAGAACTCGGAGAACAGCCGGGAGATGGAGCAGACGGCCCTCAAGGGCGCCCGCGACGCGGAGGAGAGCGGCCGCGCGGTGAAGGAGACCGTGGAGGCGATGAACGCCATCGCGGAGCGCATCTCCATCGTGGAGGAGATCGCCTACCAGACGAACCTGCTGGCGCTGAACGCCGCCGTGGAGGCCGCGCGCGCCGGTGAGCACGGCCGGGGCTTCTCCGTCGTGGCCACGGAGGTGCGCAAGCTGGCGGAGCGCAGCCAGAAAGCGGCGAAGGAGATTGGTGGCCTGGCCACCTCCAGCGTGAAGGTCGCCGAGCGCAGCGGCCAGCTGCTGACGGAGCTGGTGCCCGCCATCCGCCGCACGTCGGAGCTGGTGCAGCAGGTGACCAACGCCTCGCGCGAGCAGTCCGTCGGCGTGTCGCAGATGAACCGCGCCATGACGCAGGTGGATCAGGTCACCCAGCGCAACGCGTCCGCCGCGGAGGAGCTGTCCTCCACCGCCGAGGAGATGGCCACCCAGGCGGAGTCCCTCCTGCAGATGATGACCTTCTTCCGGCTCACGGAGGGCTTCAGCTTCAACCACCACGCCGCGCCGCGCGCTCCGGCGCCCCGGCTGCCGGCCTCGCCCGCCCGAGGGCTCCAGGCGGCGGCGCAGGGGGCGCTGGGCAGCGCGTCCACGCCCACGGCGCTGTCCCGGCTCCAGAACGGCGCGGAAGCGCCGGCCCCCCATGACTTCCAGCGGTTCTAG
- a CDS encoding chemotaxis protein CheW: MNPSSEPGGGRSSYLSFMLAGEEYAVGLLRVREIIEYRPVTRVPGMPAAVQGVINLRGSVVPVVDLAVKFGLPPRPITRWSCFVIVEVALDGQQTVLGLLTDTVREVLELGPDEIEPPPAFGTRVRLEFLRGMGRHNDAFILLLDLDRLLSLEELLKLTAASEEAPSAAPSQPAAAPPAPEASGNG, translated from the coding sequence ATGAACCCTTCCAGCGAACCGGGCGGCGGCAGGTCCAGCTACCTGAGCTTCATGCTCGCGGGCGAGGAGTACGCCGTGGGCCTCCTGCGGGTGCGGGAGATCATCGAGTACCGCCCCGTCACGCGCGTGCCGGGCATGCCCGCGGCCGTGCAGGGCGTCATCAACCTGCGCGGCAGCGTGGTGCCCGTCGTGGACCTCGCGGTGAAGTTCGGGCTGCCGCCCCGGCCCATTACGCGCTGGTCCTGCTTCGTCATCGTGGAGGTGGCGCTCGACGGCCAGCAGACGGTGCTGGGGCTGCTCACGGACACCGTGCGCGAGGTCCTGGAGCTGGGCCCCGACGAAATCGAGCCGCCGCCGGCCTTCGGCACGCGCGTGCGGCTGGAGTTCCTCCGGGGCATGGGCCGCCACAACGACGCGTTCATCCTGCTCTTGGACCTGGACCGGCTCCTGTCGCTGGAGGAGCTGCTCAAGCTGACGGCCGCCTCCGAGGAGGCCCCGTCCGCCGCGCCGTCGCAGCCCGCGGCGGCACCGCCGGCCCCGGAAGCGTCAGGCAACGGGTGA
- a CDS encoding CheR family methyltransferase yields the protein MSGQDPWPSVLPPALSRSELALFQSLVEAEAGIHLSSAKSALVANRLSRRLRELGLTSFAAYHAHVTSRGNEAEKVRMLDSLCTHETSFFREPRHFELLRDHVFPEWAVQAAQGKRPRSIRVWSAGCSTGEEPYSLAMEMLEAFPKGSGWSLEVVATDLSTWAVKRAEEGLWSIERARSIPPVLLRKYMLKGVRTQEGLMTAGPELRQFMRFARANLHAPATWPLGPFDIIFCRNVLIYFGTEARTRVIQGLLSRLPETGYFFLGHAESLIGITASARSVSANVYTPRPGPPLPSRE from the coding sequence ATGAGCGGGCAGGACCCCTGGCCCTCGGTGCTGCCTCCGGCGCTGTCGCGCTCGGAGCTGGCGCTGTTCCAGAGCCTGGTGGAGGCGGAGGCCGGCATCCACCTGTCGTCGGCCAAGAGCGCGCTGGTGGCGAACCGGCTGTCGCGGCGCCTGCGCGAGCTGGGGCTGACGTCCTTCGCCGCGTACCACGCGCATGTCACCTCGCGCGGGAACGAGGCGGAGAAGGTGCGGATGCTCGACAGCCTCTGCACCCACGAGACGTCCTTCTTCCGCGAGCCCCGGCACTTCGAGCTCCTGCGGGACCACGTCTTCCCGGAGTGGGCCGTGCAGGCGGCGCAGGGCAAGCGGCCCCGGAGCATCCGCGTCTGGAGCGCAGGGTGCTCCACGGGGGAGGAGCCGTACTCGCTGGCGATGGAGATGCTGGAGGCGTTCCCCAAGGGCTCCGGCTGGAGCCTGGAGGTCGTCGCCACGGACCTGTCCACCTGGGCGGTGAAGCGCGCGGAGGAGGGCCTCTGGAGCATCGAGCGGGCCCGGAGCATCCCGCCGGTGCTGCTACGCAAGTACATGCTCAAGGGCGTGCGCACCCAGGAGGGGCTGATGACGGCGGGGCCGGAGCTGCGCCAGTTCATGCGCTTCGCGCGCGCGAACCTGCACGCGCCGGCCACCTGGCCGCTGGGGCCCTTCGACATCATCTTCTGCCGCAACGTGCTCATCTACTTCGGCACGGAGGCCCGGACGCGCGTCATCCAGGGGCTGCTGTCCCGGCTGCCGGAGACGGGCTACTTCTTCCTGGGCCACGCGGAGAGCCTGATTGGCATCACCGCCTCCGCGCGCTCCGTGAGCGCGAACGTCTACACGCCGCGCCCGGGACCGCCGCTGCCGTCGCGCGAGTAG
- a CDS encoding SDR family NAD(P)-dependent oxidoreductase, producing MKPFDFAGRTVLVTGASMGIGEQFARQLSRRGATLVLVARSEAKLEALALELGNAHVLPADLTAPGAPQRLLEAVRAKGLEVDVLVSNAGYGLHGGFEVLPLKDQLGQIDLNVHALVELTHVFLPMLERRQGGVIHVASMAAYQPTPYMAVYGATKAFVLSFSEALWAEYRARGVRVLCLSPGATDTPFFERSGEGASPGHKARPEDVVAVGLTAFIAGRSSVIHGLGNRLASFATRFFSRELSAKAIARMTRPKTPALPAT from the coding sequence ATGAAACCTTTTGATTTCGCGGGCAGGACGGTGCTGGTGACAGGGGCGTCCATGGGCATTGGCGAGCAGTTCGCCCGGCAGTTGTCACGGCGGGGCGCCACGCTGGTGCTGGTGGCCCGGAGCGAGGCGAAGCTGGAGGCGCTCGCTTTGGAGCTGGGCAACGCACACGTCCTCCCGGCGGACCTGACCGCTCCGGGCGCACCCCAGCGGCTCCTCGAAGCGGTCCGTGCGAAGGGGCTCGAAGTCGACGTCCTGGTGAGCAACGCGGGCTACGGGCTCCACGGTGGCTTCGAGGTCCTGCCCTTGAAGGACCAGCTCGGGCAGATCGACCTCAACGTCCATGCGCTCGTGGAGCTGACGCACGTCTTCCTTCCCATGCTGGAGCGCCGGCAGGGCGGCGTCATCCACGTGGCCTCGATGGCCGCGTACCAGCCGACGCCGTACATGGCGGTGTATGGGGCGACGAAGGCGTTTGTCCTGTCCTTCAGCGAAGCGCTCTGGGCGGAGTACCGCGCTCGTGGCGTCCGGGTGCTCTGCCTTTCGCCGGGCGCGACGGACACGCCGTTCTTCGAGCGGTCGGGAGAGGGGGCTTCGCCAGGACACAAGGCCCGGCCCGAGGACGTGGTGGCGGTGGGGCTGACGGCATTCATCGCCGGGCGCTCGTCGGTGATTCATGGCCTGGGCAACCGGCTCGCGTCCTTCGCCACCCGGTTCTTCTCCCGGGAGTTGAGCGCGAAGGCCATTGCGCGGATGACCCGGCCGAAGACGCCCGCGCTCCCGGCGACCTAG
- a CDS encoding LysR family transcriptional regulator — MENKTPAWDDLRVLLEVHRAGSFLAAGLRLGLSTSTVARRIGALEKDLGRPLVHRTSQGVWLEKEALELIALAEHFEQALRAHRRDEGGSSPYAGRIRISLPDGFLTGAAEAATRFRRLHPETLIEVISELRFVDLSSREADIGVRGGRCSSTSPWATS, encoded by the coding sequence ATGGAAAACAAGACTCCCGCGTGGGATGACCTCCGCGTCCTGCTCGAGGTGCATCGGGCAGGCAGCTTCCTCGCCGCGGGACTCCGGCTGGGCCTGTCCACCTCCACGGTGGCACGGCGCATCGGTGCGCTGGAGAAGGACCTGGGGCGCCCGCTGGTCCATCGCACGTCGCAGGGCGTCTGGCTGGAGAAGGAAGCCCTGGAGCTCATCGCGCTGGCGGAGCACTTCGAGCAGGCGCTTCGCGCGCACCGGCGTGATGAAGGGGGAAGCTCTCCCTACGCGGGCCGGATCCGCATCTCGCTTCCGGATGGCTTCCTGACCGGCGCGGCGGAGGCGGCCACCCGCTTCCGGCGGCTGCATCCGGAGACGCTCATCGAGGTCATCTCGGAGCTCCGCTTCGTGGACCTGTCCTCCCGCGAAGCGGACATCGGTGTGCGAGGCGGCCGGTGCTCATCGACAAGCCCCTGGGCGACGTCGTGA
- a CDS encoding LysR substrate-binding domain-containing protein, with protein MLIDKPLGDVVSGLYASEDYLQRFLPKRFLGADDYREQDFVVEDETPRGKGPSQWLIQRGATRFPFRSNSHEARLHAAKGGMGLVLLGVGAEKAHPELSRVRLETPLPSLRFYLTMHKDLRKVPRIRAFAATFEAVFAEYLAAQAEAEAPPRSKRPRPRAR; from the coding sequence GTGCTCATCGACAAGCCCCTGGGCGACGTCGTGAGCGGCCTCTACGCGAGCGAGGACTACCTCCAGCGATTCCTTCCCAAGCGGTTCCTGGGAGCGGACGACTACCGGGAGCAGGACTTCGTCGTCGAGGACGAGACGCCTCGTGGGAAGGGCCCCTCGCAGTGGTTGATCCAGCGGGGTGCTACGCGGTTTCCCTTCCGCTCGAACTCACACGAGGCGCGGCTGCACGCGGCGAAGGGCGGCATGGGGCTGGTCCTGCTCGGGGTCGGAGCGGAGAAGGCGCATCCGGAGTTGAGCCGGGTGCGGCTGGAGACCCCGCTGCCGTCGCTCCGCTTCTACCTCACGATGCACAAGGACCTGCGCAAGGTGCCGCGCATCCGGGCGTTCGCGGCGACCTTCGAGGCCGTGTTCGCGGAGTACCTGGCCGCGCAGGCCGAAGCGGAGGCACCGCCACGCTCGAAGAGGCCGCGTCCCCGGGCGCGCTAA